From Bos javanicus breed banteng chromosome 5, ARS-OSU_banteng_1.0, whole genome shotgun sequence, the proteins below share one genomic window:
- the LOC133248898 gene encoding olfactory receptor 6C74-like — protein MKNHTTVTTFILLGLSNDPQLQVVIFLLLFFTYLLSVTGNLIIITLTLLDSHLKTPMYFFLRNFSLLEISFTTVCIPKFLVSMATGDKTISYNNCAAQVFFTILLGATEFFLLTAMSYDRYVAICKPLHYTTIMSDRVCNLLVFASWLAGFIIIFPPLLVGLQLDFCAANTVDHFFCDVSPILQLSCTDIDKVEIMMLLSAILTLLVTLVLVIFSYTNIIRTILKIPSSQKRRKAFSTCSSHTVVVSISYGSCIFMYVKPSAKQRVSLNKGIALLSTSVAPVLNPFIYTLRNRQVKYAFKLMIKNIEAFLIK, from the coding sequence ATGAAAAACCACACAACAGTAACAACCTTTATTCTTCTTGGACTAAGCAATGATCCACAATTACAGGTggttatttttcttctcctttttttcactTACTTATTGAGCGTCACTGGAAATCTAATCATCATCACCCTTACCCTGCTAGATTCACACCTCAAGACacccatgtatttctttcttcGAAATTTCTCACTTTTAGAAATCTCATTCACAACTGTCTGCATCCCCAAATTTCTTGTCAGTATGGCAACAGGTGATAAGACCATTTCTTACAACAATTGTGCAGCACAGGTGTTTTTCACTATTCTCTTGGGTGCAACCGAATTTTTTCTTCTGACTGCCATGTCCTAtgaccgctacgtggccatctgcaaaccccTGCATTACACGACCATCATGAGTGACAGAGTGTGCAACTTACTGGTGTTTGCGTCATGGTTGGCTGGTTTCATAATAATTTTTCCACCACTCCTCGTGGGTCTCCAGCTTGATTTCTGTGCAGCCAACACTGTAGatcatttcttctgtgatgtATCTCCTATATTACAACTCTCCTGCACAGACATAGataaagtagaaataatgatGCTTCTCTCAGCCATTTTAACTCTCCTGGTTACTCTGGTGTTAGTGATTTTCTCCTACACAAACATCATTAGGACTATTCTGAAGATACCTTCTTCTCAAAAGAGGAGGAAAGCCTTTTCTACATGTTCTTCTCACACGGTGGTTGTGTCCATTTCTTATGGAAGTTGCATCTTCATGTATGTGAAACCCTCTGCCAAGCAAAGAGTGTCTTTAAATAAAGGGATAGCTCTGCTCAGTACTTCTGTTGCCCCCGTGTTGAATCCCTTTATTTATACACTGAGAAACAGACAAGTGAAATATGCTTTTAAGCTCATGATCAAAAATATTGAGGCTTTCTTAATAAAGTGA